Part of the Paenibacillus guangzhouensis genome is shown below.
AGATTTGAACCACGCGAACAAACATGTACAACAATGAACTAACGACAGCTGTGTTTACGACGACAGAACCAATATGGTCTATTTTCTATGCATAATCGAAGTGCATTAATCGAGATTTTTCGAAATGGATGTCTTATAGGATGAAACAAAAAGTACCATTATTATTCAATAAATGAATCTACAATAAAGAACAATCCTTGGACGGATGGCATGCTGTACATACTACCTAAAGAGAAATTTCATATGTCTGGACAAGGAAGAGTGGTGCAATTTGATGAGTGGATTTGCAATGAATATGTAACCCCACTAGGCAAGATAAGCGTATCCGTATCAGATTTTTATTTCTTGAATAAAGTAGCTGTTCACAAAGATAATGAGCCATTGTTTAGTACCTAGATATTCTATAAAGTACGAACTTTATTGGCGAATTCGAAGAGGACAAGTAACAGCACATAACACCGTAACTATGCTGCGTGCCGTTCGGCTCTTGGTTCGCAAGAAGAAGTAGGTAGAGAAGTGGAATCAGCTCACAACCCTGTGTAGCTAAATCCGTTAGACCCGGTGCGTATGCCGATTAAGCTCCCTCGAAATGATTCAGTTTCCTCACTCAGACTCATGAATTCGCAGGATTTCATCCTGTGTATGTATGAAAATTAGGATGTAGAAAGAATCGGTAGAGGAGGGATGGAGATTTGAGCATGCGGAAATAAAGGATGAGTAGGGACCACCCATATTGTTCCATATATGCACGTCTCCACTTTAACTTAGTGATTCTCGCTCAGTTTACCAAGGTCTATAGAACTTACAAAAGATAACTTAAAAGTTCTATTGATTCATTACCACATAAAGCAATCCAAATTTACCGAACATATCAGTAATGATCCATTCAGTTCGATTGTGGAGCCAAGTTTAGGGAAATTAACTGAGTTGTTCTCTGATCGTCAAGAAAATCTAATTTGTTTTGGTCATCACCATCCTATCCATTTTTTTAATCATCAAGATCGAACGTACTTAAATCCAGGTTCACTTGGTTGTAATTATAAGCCGACTGCACGCTTTGCACTTGTTGATGTAGTAGGTGTTCAATTGAGGATTGAGTTAAATGAAGTCATTTATGATAATACAGACTTTTTAAAATCATATTCGATGTTAAATGTTCCAGATCATGAATTTATCCTCAAGATTTTTCACGGTAATCAGTTCCGT
Proteins encoded:
- a CDS encoding metallophosphatase family protein, with amino-acid sequence MIHYHIKQSKFTEHISNDPFSSIVEPSLGKLTELFSDRQENLICFGHHHPIHFFNHQDRTYLNPGSLGCNYKPTARFALVDVVGVQLRIELNEVIYDNTDFLKSYSMLNVPDHEFILKIFHGNQFR